A genomic window from Sphingobacterium sp. BN32 includes:
- a CDS encoding quinol oxidase subunit 4, translated as MKRIIGLIMVVMLALTAASCYSHRHHPHGMPPGQAKKIYGKKSARQFAPGQQKKYKGKKGHNGNRGNNGRHHHTSVHWYN; from the coding sequence ATGAAACGGATAATTGGATTAATAATGGTGGTTATGTTAGCTCTAACGGCAGCGTCTTGTTACAGCCACAGACATCACCCACACGGAATGCCTCCAGGGCAAGCAAAAAAGATTTACGGTAAAAAATCTGCAAGACAGTTTGCTCCAGGACAACAGAAGAAATATAAAGGCAAGAAGGGACATAACGGCAATCGCGGCAATAACGGAAGACATCACCACACGAGTGTACATTGGTACAATTAA
- a CDS encoding bifunctional riboflavin kinase/FAD synthetase, which yields MKIYRNLDEFEPLDFAIVTIGTFDGVHVGHQKILNKITELAKHNTGETVLLTFYPHPRLIINPDDDSLRLINDIEEKVEQLALAGIDHLIITPFTRDFSNQTPEEYISNVLVNKIGCKKIVIGYDHHFGKDRKGTIKELIHYASIFDYTVEEIPEQDIEDVAVSSTRIRESLIKGDIDTANKYLGYPFELTGTVIRGDQIGREIGFPTANLHIHESHKLIPAYGIYAVEVEVYPRAADIGTGEYYQPEPERIAKGMCYIGTRPTVDGMNRKIEVNLLDFNDDLYSKSLRVKFLSFIRHDQWFESLDLMKDQIKKDEDAIRNYFQQV from the coding sequence ATGAAAATATATAGAAATCTGGACGAATTCGAACCATTGGATTTTGCCATTGTCACCATTGGCACATTCGATGGAGTTCACGTCGGCCACCAAAAGATTCTAAACAAAATAACGGAGTTAGCGAAGCATAACACCGGCGAAACGGTCCTATTGACCTTCTACCCTCACCCCCGTTTAATCATCAATCCTGACGACGATTCTTTACGTCTGATCAACGATATTGAAGAGAAGGTAGAACAGTTAGCTTTAGCAGGAATCGATCACCTTATTATTACGCCGTTCACACGAGACTTCTCTAATCAGACTCCGGAGGAATATATCTCCAATGTATTGGTCAATAAAATCGGCTGTAAAAAGATCGTTATTGGATATGACCATCACTTTGGAAAAGATCGTAAAGGAACCATTAAGGAGTTGATCCACTATGCGAGCATCTTTGATTATACGGTAGAGGAGATTCCAGAACAGGATATCGAGGATGTAGCAGTATCATCAACGAGAATTCGCGAGTCCCTGATCAAAGGTGATATCGACACAGCGAATAAATATTTAGGCTATCCTTTCGAATTAACAGGAACTGTTATCCGTGGCGATCAAATAGGTAGAGAAATAGGTTTCCCTACTGCGAACTTGCATATCCATGAAAGCCATAAGCTCATCCCTGCATACGGTATTTATGCCGTGGAAGTGGAAGTATACCCTAGAGCGGCGGATATCGGTACAGGCGAGTATTATCAGCCGGAACCCGAACGTATTGCGAAAGGAATGTGCTATATCGGCACAAGACCAACCGTTGATGGCATGAATAGAAAGATTGAAGTTAACCTGTTAGACTTTAACGATGATCTATACAGCAAGAGCCTACGCGTAAAATTCTTATCGTTTATTCGTCATGACCAATGGTTTGAAAGCTTAGATCTGATGAAAGATCAGATCAAGAAAGACGAAGACGCCATTCGAAACTATTTTCAACAAGTATAA